The genomic region GGGACGACCGGGTCTACGCCCTGCGCGACCGCGACCAGGTGTTCGAGCGCGCGCGGGCGATGCTCGGACGCACCCGGCAAATCGTGCTGGCCGACCTGTTCCCGGCCGTCCTGGACGAACTGCAGGCCGACCTGGCGGCCTGCGCCGCGCGTGGGGTCGGCGTGACGATACGTGCCTATGCGCAAGCGACGGCGGGCGCCGCGCGGGTCGTGAACTGCGGGGGCAAGGGAGCGCCGGGACGCTGGCCCGGCCAGCAACTCTCGCTCGTCGTCGACGGCGATGAGCACCTGCTGGCCCTGCTTTCGCCGGACCTGCAGCAGGTGCACCAGGCGGTGTGGAGCGGGAGCGCGTTCCTGTCGTGCCTGCATCACAATCACCTGGCGATGGAACTGCTCGTGGCGGCCACCGGCAGCGCCAACGATCGCGAAGAAGTCCGCCTCGACGGCGAGGCGGCCGTGCAACTGGACGGCATCACCGTCCTGGCGGCCGATCCGCCGGGCCTGCGTCGCCTGCGCGCGCAGGTGGCCGGCAATGCGCCGCCCTCCGAGGACCCCGACAATGACCGGAAAGGCGAGTCATGAACCGATACCCGTTTCCCGGCGCGCACACCTCGCGCGCGTTGCTGTCCGTAGCCGCGGTGTTGTGGGTGGGCCTCGCGATGCCTGCGCGCGGCGCGATCGCTCCGGAGGCGGCACCTCTCGTCGAGCGCCACATCAGCTGGCTCGGTGGTCGCCAGGCGCTGGAGGCGCTGCACGATCTGACGCTCGAAGGCACCGTCGA from bacterium harbors:
- a CDS encoding TrmB family transcriptional regulator, with amino-acid sequence MTTTENATRALQDLGFTALEAQVYAYLLRHAAATGYRISHAIGKPTANTYKALAALADQGAVLVDEGGGGAVRAVPPAELLAGLERRSRERRAAASAALAELAPECGDDRVYALRDRDQVFERARAMLGRTRQIVLADLFPAVLDELQADLAACAARGVGVTIRAYAQATAGAARVVNCGGKGAPGRWPGQQLSLVVDGDEHLLALLSPDLQQVHQAVWSGSAFLSCLHHNHLAMELLVAATGSANDREEVRLDGEAAVQLDGITVLAADPPGLRRLRAQVAGNAPPSEDPDNDRKGES